One window from the genome of Rhodococcus sp. ABRD24 encodes:
- a CDS encoding aldehyde dehydrogenase produces the protein MSSSMNALATGRTVQLLIDGEWTPSESGSSTTEICRLTGEHVATVVAASVADVRRAVDSAEAASATWGTASPARRREVLQRAADLLAERSAQISAVMSAEMGAALGWCNFNVHVAVGMLREAAAQTYSMIGEVIPSDVPGLTALAVREPAGVVVGIAPWNAPLILGVRAVAMPLAYGNTVVLKASEETPCTHAAIVEALHDAGIPAGAINLITNAPEDAPAVVDSLIAHPAVRRLNFTGSTKVGRIIAEKAGKHLKRVVLELGGKAPMIVLADADIDAAVDAAIFGAFMNQGQICMSTERIVIDREVADEFASKIAERAAALRVGDPADPSTQIGPMVHEQACRHVASLVSDASEHGAHVIAGGGEGDGLFYPPTVLRGVTAQMRLYSEEAFGPVASIIEVDGPEEALRVANDTDYGLSSALFTGDVGRGLELARRIKAGICHINGATVHDEAQMPFGGVHDSGYGRFGSRAALEEFTETRWITVQSGERHYPI, from the coding sequence ATGAGTTCATCCATGAATGCCCTCGCCACCGGCCGCACCGTCCAACTACTGATCGACGGTGAGTGGACGCCCTCCGAGTCCGGCTCTTCGACGACTGAGATCTGCCGCCTCACTGGTGAACACGTGGCCACGGTCGTGGCAGCATCCGTCGCCGACGTTCGGCGCGCTGTCGACTCCGCGGAAGCCGCATCCGCCACCTGGGGCACCGCATCGCCGGCTCGCCGACGTGAGGTCCTGCAGCGTGCAGCGGACCTACTGGCCGAGCGCAGCGCGCAGATCAGTGCGGTCATGAGTGCCGAGATGGGTGCAGCACTCGGTTGGTGCAATTTCAACGTTCATGTCGCGGTCGGAATGCTCCGCGAAGCAGCTGCCCAGACGTATTCGATGATCGGCGAGGTCATTCCGTCGGACGTTCCGGGACTGACGGCACTCGCCGTCCGGGAACCAGCCGGAGTTGTCGTCGGCATCGCGCCGTGGAACGCGCCGCTGATTCTCGGAGTGCGTGCGGTGGCCATGCCCCTCGCCTACGGAAATACCGTCGTGCTCAAAGCGTCCGAGGAGACACCGTGCACCCATGCGGCAATCGTCGAAGCACTCCATGATGCCGGGATCCCGGCCGGTGCGATCAATCTGATCACCAATGCGCCGGAAGACGCGCCCGCAGTCGTGGACAGTCTGATCGCCCACCCCGCGGTTCGGCGGCTCAACTTCACCGGCTCTACGAAGGTAGGGCGGATCATCGCGGAGAAGGCAGGTAAGCACCTCAAGCGAGTGGTGCTCGAGCTCGGTGGAAAGGCGCCGATGATCGTGCTGGCGGACGCCGATATCGATGCGGCGGTGGACGCGGCCATCTTCGGTGCGTTCATGAACCAGGGCCAGATCTGCATGTCGACCGAACGCATCGTGATCGACCGCGAAGTGGCCGACGAGTTTGCATCGAAGATTGCCGAGCGCGCAGCTGCACTTCGGGTCGGCGATCCCGCCGACCCGTCGACCCAGATCGGTCCGATGGTGCACGAGCAGGCCTGCCGCCATGTTGCCTCGCTGGTGTCCGACGCCTCCGAGCACGGCGCACATGTCATTGCCGGTGGTGGTGAGGGCGATGGGTTGTTCTATCCGCCGACCGTGCTGCGGGGCGTGACCGCGCAGATGCGCCTCTACAGCGAAGAGGCATTCGGGCCGGTCGCGTCGATCATCGAGGTCGACGGCCCGGAGGAGGCGCTGCGAGTAGCCAACGATACGGACTACGGACTGTCGAGCGCACTGTTCACGGGCGATGTCGGTCGGGGTCTCGAGCTGGCCAGGAGGATCAAGGCCGGAATCTGCCACATCAACGGTGCCACCGTGCACGACGAGGCGCAGATGCCCTTCGGTGGTGTGCACGACAGCGGATACGGCCGCTTCGGTTCCCGCGCTGCACTTGAGGAGTTCACCGAAACACGGTGGATAACTGTGCAATCCGGCGAGCGCCACTATCCGATCTGA
- a CDS encoding NAD(P)/FAD-dependent oxidoreductase, translating to MSNSTLDSASLPTTYCVVGAGPLGLIAARAFRRYGIDVELIERNTRVGGIWDIENPGSPMYETCHFITSKEYGGFIGYPMPSAYPDYPSWRQVHEYIENMAVDYGLDQLITFGTEVTDARPVETEAGTYWKVTLDSGEVRDYRGVIYAGGQQWHPFIPDVPGLESFTGRAIHSKDYRSISEFEGKRVLVIGAGNSGVDIAVDAANHAEKAFLSTRRAYHFFPKQIFGIPTPDLLNGKVPLPELPMLGALDPQQQLDLVLATVGDLSRYGLPVPEHPVGSTQAIVSNLVLHCFAHGLLTSKSDVRRISGSTVEFVDGSVEDVDVIVMATGYDIEIPWLADGVVPFVDGHPVFHLGTFVDGASGLYGIGIIHPSAADAWAIFDQLFQLAAADANAVLTGENADNIRRIRDEYRPDLKADFPFLDVRRNANQADLMMLRNVLGELAETYGVVIPSQSDTEFYAEQLVRPVDSAKSA from the coding sequence ATGAGCAACTCCACTCTCGATTCCGCTTCTCTGCCCACCACGTACTGCGTCGTCGGTGCTGGTCCTCTGGGGCTGATTGCCGCCCGCGCCTTCCGGCGGTACGGCATCGATGTCGAACTCATCGAACGCAACACCCGTGTCGGTGGGATCTGGGACATCGAGAATCCGGGGTCTCCGATGTACGAGACCTGCCACTTCATCACCAGCAAGGAGTACGGGGGTTTCATCGGCTATCCGATGCCTTCGGCGTACCCCGACTACCCGTCCTGGCGACAGGTGCACGAGTACATCGAGAACATGGCGGTCGACTACGGGCTGGATCAGCTGATCACCTTCGGAACCGAGGTGACCGACGCACGTCCGGTGGAGACCGAGGCGGGCACCTACTGGAAGGTCACGCTGGATTCGGGCGAGGTGCGTGACTATCGCGGCGTCATCTATGCCGGTGGTCAGCAGTGGCATCCGTTCATCCCTGACGTGCCTGGCCTCGAGTCCTTCACCGGCCGCGCCATCCATTCGAAGGACTACCGCTCGATCAGCGAGTTCGAAGGCAAGCGTGTCCTGGTGATCGGTGCCGGAAACAGTGGTGTGGACATTGCGGTCGACGCCGCTAACCACGCCGAGAAGGCGTTCCTGTCGACGCGCCGCGCGTATCACTTCTTCCCCAAGCAGATTTTCGGTATCCCGACGCCGGACCTGCTGAACGGCAAGGTTCCTCTGCCCGAGTTGCCGATGCTCGGAGCGCTCGACCCGCAGCAGCAGCTCGACCTCGTTCTGGCCACCGTGGGTGACCTCAGCCGCTATGGATTGCCGGTTCCCGAACACCCCGTCGGATCGACGCAGGCCATCGTCAGCAACCTCGTGCTTCACTGCTTCGCGCACGGACTGCTCACTTCGAAGTCGGATGTCCGGCGCATCTCCGGCTCGACTGTGGAGTTCGTCGACGGCTCGGTCGAGGACGTCGACGTGATCGTGATGGCGACCGGTTACGACATTGAAATCCCCTGGCTCGCTGATGGTGTGGTCCCGTTCGTGGACGGTCACCCGGTGTTCCATCTGGGCACGTTCGTCGATGGCGCATCCGGCCTCTACGGTATCGGCATCATCCATCCCAGCGCTGCGGACGCGTGGGCCATCTTCGATCAGCTCTTCCAGTTGGCCGCAGCCGATGCGAATGCGGTGCTGACGGGGGAGAACGCGGACAACATCCGGCGGATCCGGGACGAGTACCGCCCCGACTTGAAGGCAGATTTTCCGTTTCTCGATGTCCGCCGCAACGCGAACCAGGCGGATCTGATGATGCTCCGCAATGTGCTCGGCGAACTAGCCGAGACCTACGGCGTCGTGATTCCCAGCCAGTCCGATACGGAGTTCTACGCCGAACAGCTCGTCCGTCCGGTCGACTCCGCGAAATCCGCCTGA
- a CDS encoding alcohol dehydrogenase catalytic domain-containing protein, whose amino-acid sequence MRAMFCDAEGSVRLTRVADPEILAPTDVILEITATTICGSDVHLVEGHIPTPWGFTVGHEYVGTVKELGDAVTLLEVGDRVVGPAAPWCSSCPTCRSGQTQRCSRGGVFGSGEAWGDLGGAQAEYLRVPWADHVLSKVPPTVTDAQALAVGDVLPTGWTAVRNTVHAPGGVVLVLGCGPVGLSAVHTAGLHGARQIIAVDTVPERLALAERLGATHTFVADATVADSIIELTGGRGVDSIIEAAGSPAALATAVACVALGGHIGIVGIHSAPVELDLAGLLFKNVSVWTGLGDLTHMDELLELIAAGRLDPSPMFTRQYSFDAIEQAYAEVADQAPGVVKTLITLP is encoded by the coding sequence ATGCGCGCAATGTTCTGCGATGCCGAAGGTTCGGTGCGGCTGACTCGAGTCGCTGATCCCGAGATTCTCGCACCAACCGATGTCATTCTCGAAATCACCGCAACAACGATCTGCGGCAGTGACGTTCACCTCGTCGAGGGTCATATCCCCACGCCGTGGGGATTCACTGTGGGGCACGAATATGTCGGCACAGTAAAGGAACTCGGCGATGCGGTGACCTTGCTCGAGGTCGGAGACCGGGTGGTCGGCCCCGCTGCTCCGTGGTGCTCGAGCTGCCCGACCTGCCGGAGTGGCCAGACTCAGCGGTGTTCCCGCGGTGGGGTGTTCGGTTCCGGGGAGGCGTGGGGAGACCTGGGGGGAGCGCAGGCCGAGTACCTGCGGGTGCCCTGGGCCGATCACGTGTTGTCCAAGGTTCCGCCCACCGTCACCGACGCGCAGGCGCTGGCAGTCGGCGACGTGTTGCCGACCGGATGGACCGCAGTCCGGAACACCGTTCACGCGCCCGGCGGTGTCGTTCTCGTACTCGGTTGTGGACCGGTCGGACTGTCGGCCGTCCACACCGCCGGTCTGCACGGCGCTCGCCAGATCATCGCCGTGGACACGGTGCCGGAACGGCTGGCTCTGGCCGAGAGACTCGGCGCCACCCACACGTTCGTCGCTGACGCCACCGTGGCCGACTCGATCATCGAGCTCACTGGTGGACGTGGCGTGGATTCGATCATCGAAGCCGCAGGATCCCCCGCTGCCCTGGCTACCGCAGTGGCCTGTGTGGCGCTGGGCGGACATATCGGGATCGTCGGCATCCACTCGGCCCCCGTCGAACTGGATCTGGCTGGGCTGCTGTTCAAGAACGTCTCGGTGTGGACGGGCCTCGGCGACCTCACTCACATGGACGAACTGCTCGAGCTCATCGCCGCCGGGCGACTCGATCCGTCGCCGATGTTCACCCGCCAGTACTCGTTCGACGCCATCGAACAGGCGTATGCCGAGGTGGCCGACCAGGCGCCGGGCGTCGTCAAGACGCTGATCACCCTGCCGTGA
- a CDS encoding helix-turn-helix domain-containing protein — MIKSVLFTTSRPFGTVSRGGTAMLNRILESAAGDVDTIDVVGVNDWRRAVSGVFVPLQVRSENPDLFRGRIRSRILGGINISEVSASEQVAQRTAPLTGEKATLRYMLCLQLEGTGIVMQDNREAVLKPGDISVYDMDRPYSLVFEDRFSCLAVMLPRELLGVPPRMVAELTAARFAGDDGVARVVSPFLVSLGGNLTRLPREYGTRLVANAVDMVATVFLSQLGTSEREAPNSHRRDLLHEILAYIDNNLADPELNPARIAAAHFISTRHLYDIFSEQELTVAGWIRTRRLEQCKRDLSDQLRIEESIATIAARAGFLSPSHFSQAFRRSFGESASEFRSRTVGTSGQFRN, encoded by the coding sequence ATGATCAAATCTGTATTGTTCACAACGAGCCGTCCCTTCGGTACTGTCTCACGCGGAGGTACCGCCATGCTGAATAGAATCCTGGAATCGGCTGCCGGAGACGTTGACACCATCGATGTCGTCGGAGTCAACGATTGGCGAAGAGCCGTGTCCGGAGTTTTCGTCCCCCTCCAGGTTCGGAGCGAAAATCCTGATCTCTTCCGGGGCAGGATTCGGAGCCGAATTCTCGGCGGAATCAACATATCCGAGGTTTCCGCTTCGGAACAGGTGGCTCAACGTACCGCTCCACTGACCGGGGAAAAGGCGACACTCCGATACATGCTATGCCTCCAATTGGAGGGAACCGGAATCGTGATGCAGGACAATCGCGAAGCGGTTCTGAAGCCGGGAGATATTTCGGTCTACGACATGGACCGGCCGTACTCGTTGGTCTTCGAAGATCGGTTCAGCTGCCTCGCCGTGATGCTGCCACGGGAACTACTCGGTGTCCCACCGCGCATGGTTGCCGAGCTCACTGCCGCGAGATTCGCTGGAGACGATGGCGTGGCACGGGTAGTGAGTCCATTTCTCGTCAGCCTCGGCGGGAACCTGACCAGGCTGCCCCGCGAATACGGAACACGACTCGTCGCCAATGCCGTCGATATGGTGGCAACAGTATTTCTGAGTCAACTCGGAACCTCCGAACGCGAGGCACCAAATTCCCATCGCCGAGATCTACTGCACGAAATTCTCGCCTATATAGACAACAACCTGGCAGATCCCGAACTCAATCCCGCGCGAATTGCTGCGGCACATTTCATCTCAACCCGCCACCTATACGATATTTTCAGCGAACAGGAATTGACCGTCGCGGGTTGGATCCGGACGCGCAGGCTAGAGCAATGCAAACGTGACCTGTCCGACCAGCTTCGCATCGAAGAGTCGATCGCCACAATCGCAGCAAGGGCAGGATTCCTCAGCCCGTCGCATTTCAGCCAGGCATTTCGGCGTTCATTCGGGGAATCCGCAAGCGAGTTCAGAAGTCGTACTGTCGGCACTTCGGGCCAATTTCGGAACTGA
- a CDS encoding MFS transporter produces MSQSRSASQNSWPLEGRTVLIFFLTWGLVFLDRQALSILMPLIDDDINLTKSQVGQINMWQTIGYALSAPIFAFAADRFGRRKPILLFGILATAVLTAVTMSANSFGALLIVRSLLGASEGIILPIAIAIVASTSAPQRFGRNVGFVYAGAAVIAASLGPVVVTQIAEMSTWKMTFVMISVPTFVAALLVWAFIEEPAPTVDAAPVGERTGASDRAALLAGLANRNILVCVAISIFAMGGLWTFNSFLPLYLTEVSELPIATMGVVMSLFGVVSILWQVFLPYSSDRIGRKPAMIGYALLAALTPAMLLLFPQSGLSLVVYVAIGGVIMTMTALFVSIIPVESVPVGIMATAGALIMGIGELLGSFAVGGAGALADRYGLSVVMLVAAISYVVVAVVSIALVETRSARRSPKADESAAEQLPV; encoded by the coding sequence ATGTCTCAATCTCGCAGTGCATCTCAAAATTCATGGCCACTCGAGGGCCGTACGGTTCTGATCTTCTTCCTGACCTGGGGCCTCGTCTTCCTCGATCGTCAGGCGCTTTCGATCCTGATGCCGCTGATCGACGACGACATCAACTTGACGAAAAGCCAAGTGGGTCAGATCAACATGTGGCAGACGATCGGCTATGCGTTGTCCGCTCCCATTTTTGCGTTCGCGGCGGATCGGTTCGGTCGTCGTAAGCCGATCCTGCTTTTCGGAATCCTGGCGACCGCGGTGCTTACCGCGGTCACGATGTCGGCCAACTCGTTCGGCGCGCTGTTGATCGTTCGTTCGTTGCTGGGTGCCAGTGAGGGAATCATCCTTCCGATCGCCATCGCAATCGTCGCATCGACTTCCGCGCCTCAACGGTTCGGCCGTAACGTCGGATTCGTCTACGCCGGCGCCGCGGTGATCGCGGCTAGCCTCGGTCCCGTCGTGGTGACGCAGATTGCCGAAATGTCAACTTGGAAGATGACGTTCGTCATGATCAGTGTGCCGACGTTTGTCGCTGCACTGCTCGTGTGGGCCTTCATCGAGGAGCCTGCCCCCACTGTGGACGCTGCCCCGGTGGGGGAGCGGACCGGTGCATCCGATCGCGCTGCACTACTGGCCGGGCTGGCGAACCGGAACATCCTCGTGTGTGTCGCGATCAGCATCTTCGCCATGGGTGGGCTGTGGACCTTCAACTCGTTCCTTCCCCTGTATCTCACCGAGGTCAGCGAGTTGCCGATCGCGACGATGGGAGTGGTGATGTCACTGTTCGGCGTCGTCTCCATTCTGTGGCAGGTGTTCCTCCCGTACTCATCCGATCGGATCGGTCGCAAGCCGGCAATGATCGGGTACGCGCTGCTCGCGGCGCTGACACCGGCAATGCTGCTGCTGTTCCCACAGAGCGGCCTGAGCCTGGTGGTGTACGTCGCGATCGGCGGCGTCATCATGACCATGACAGCGCTGTTCGTCAGCATCATTCCTGTCGAGAGCGTGCCGGTGGGAATCATGGCAACGGCTGGTGCCCTCATCATGGGCATCGGGGAGCTGCTCGGGTCCTTCGCTGTCGGTGGTGCCGGGGCTTTGGCCGACCGGTATGGGCTCTCCGTCGTCATGCTCGTGGCGGCAATCTCGTACGTTGTGGTGGCCGTCGTGTCGATCGCACTCGTCGAAACCCGGAGTGCTCGACGCTCCCCGAAGGCGGACGAATCGGCGGCTGAGCAACTGCCGGTGTGA
- a CDS encoding cobyric acid synthase: protein MSGALLVAGTTSDAGKSVLVAGLCRMLARRGVRVAPFKAQNMSNNSVVTLDGGEIGRAQALQARACGLDPSVRFNPVLLKPGSDRTSQLVVRGKAVTTVGARDYITHREWLRGIVADELASLRAEFDVVICEGAGSPAEINLRATDLANMGLAQAAQLPVIVVGDIDRGGVLAHLFGTVAVLSPEDQALIAGFVINKFRGDVSLLEPGLEQLRTLTGRPTFGVIPFAENLWLDAEDSLGVVGDAPVGRPAPPVGDEWLRVAAIRLPRISNSTDVEALACEPGVSVHWVSEPSRLADADLVVVPGSKSTVADLEWLRRSGIGDALIRRAQAGGAILGICGGYQMLGAVIDDGVESGAGAVPGLGLLDLEIEFAVEKVLAAVGGHADGIPLRGYEIHHGRVRRNGDPPLLSAADGSKEGSVRGSVRGTHWHGLLENDEYRRRFLAEVAQGAARSGFVVATDTDVGRVREAQLDLLADLVERHLDIDAVLAVLGNGALAGVPTIGASLR, encoded by the coding sequence CTGAGCGGTGCGTTGCTGGTGGCGGGCACGACGTCTGACGCCGGGAAGAGTGTGCTGGTCGCCGGGCTGTGCCGGATGCTCGCGCGGCGAGGGGTGCGGGTGGCACCGTTCAAGGCGCAGAACATGTCGAACAATTCCGTGGTGACGCTCGACGGTGGGGAGATCGGCCGCGCTCAGGCATTGCAGGCACGGGCGTGTGGGCTCGACCCGAGTGTGCGGTTCAACCCAGTGCTACTCAAGCCTGGCAGTGACCGGACGTCGCAGCTCGTCGTCCGCGGCAAGGCCGTCACCACGGTCGGTGCCCGCGACTACATCACCCACCGTGAGTGGCTGCGCGGGATCGTCGCCGACGAGCTGGCCTCGCTGCGCGCCGAGTTCGATGTCGTGATCTGCGAGGGCGCGGGATCGCCCGCCGAGATCAACCTGCGGGCCACCGATCTGGCGAACATGGGCCTGGCTCAGGCCGCGCAGCTGCCGGTGATCGTGGTCGGCGACATCGACCGCGGGGGAGTGCTGGCTCACCTGTTCGGGACCGTTGCCGTCCTCTCGCCCGAGGACCAGGCGCTGATCGCCGGGTTCGTGATCAACAAGTTCCGGGGCGATGTGAGTCTGCTCGAACCCGGGCTCGAGCAGCTTCGGACCCTTACCGGCCGCCCGACGTTCGGGGTGATCCCGTTCGCCGAGAACCTGTGGCTCGACGCCGAGGACTCGCTCGGTGTCGTGGGTGACGCGCCCGTCGGCCGGCCCGCGCCGCCGGTCGGCGATGAGTGGTTGCGGGTGGCCGCGATCCGGCTCCCGCGGATCTCCAACTCCACGGACGTCGAGGCGCTCGCGTGCGAGCCCGGCGTCTCGGTGCACTGGGTGAGCGAGCCCTCGCGCCTGGCCGACGCCGACCTCGTCGTCGTGCCCGGCAGCAAGTCCACCGTCGCCGACCTGGAGTGGTTGCGGCGCAGTGGTATCGGTGACGCGCTGATCCGGCGAGCGCAGGCCGGTGGGGCGATCCTGGGAATCTGCGGCGGTTACCAGATGCTCGGCGCGGTGATCGACGACGGCGTCGAGTCCGGCGCCGGTGCGGTGCCCGGGCTGGGGCTGTTGGACCTCGAGATCGAGTTCGCAGTCGAGAAGGTGCTCGCGGCGGTGGGCGGCCATGCGGATGGAATTCCGTTGCGCGGGTATGAGATCCATCATGGGCGCGTTCGGCGCAATGGCGATCCGCCGCTGCTGAGCGCGGCGGACGGGTCCAAGGAGGGCAGTGTGCGTGGCAGTGTGCGTGGCACTCACTGGCACGGGCTGCTCGAGAACGACGAGTACCGGCGCCGGTTCCTCGCCGAGGTGGCGCAGGGCGCAGCCCGTAGCGGCTTCGTCGTCGCGACCGACACCGACGTCGGGAGGGTTCGGGAGGCTCAGCTGGATTTGCTCGCGGACCTCGTCGAGCGGCATCTCGACATCGATGCGGTCCTCGCGGTCCTCGGGAACGGGGCATTGGCGGGTGTGCCCACGATCGGTGCGTCGCTGCGATAG
- a CDS encoding NAD(P)-dependent alcohol dehydrogenase: MTKTATAAVLRGLHEDFTLEQVTLDDPRPDEVLVRIVASGVCGTDLGVAAGHIPFPLPGVLGHEGAGIVEEVGSAVTRVRPGDHVLLTFTSCGDCPNCTASHPAYCADFLHRNLLGGERADGSATIRQAGTDLHGHFFAQSSFATHVLADERGLTRVDPDADLSLLAPLGCGIQTGAGAVLNVLRPQPGSTLAIFGAGAVGLAAVMAAALSPATRIIVVDLAESRLELATQLGATDVINPSNVDPAEALRELTAGFGVTHALECTGNPGVLRTAIEALAPLGEVGVMGAPSPGTTVPVDVNFLLNGRRITGITEGDSNPPLFLPVLVDLVRQGRMPLDRLVTHYDFADINTAAQDARAAAVVKPVLRMPGQP, from the coding sequence ATGACCAAGACAGCAACGGCAGCGGTCCTCCGTGGACTCCACGAGGATTTCACGCTCGAACAGGTCACTCTGGACGACCCGCGCCCCGACGAGGTTCTCGTGCGCATCGTCGCGAGCGGCGTGTGCGGCACGGATCTCGGGGTCGCGGCCGGCCACATACCCTTTCCCCTGCCCGGGGTGCTCGGACACGAGGGTGCCGGGATAGTGGAAGAGGTCGGCAGCGCGGTCACCCGGGTCCGGCCCGGGGATCACGTTCTGCTGACATTCACCAGTTGCGGCGACTGCCCCAATTGCACGGCCAGCCATCCCGCATACTGCGCCGACTTCCTGCACCGGAACCTGCTCGGTGGCGAGCGGGCGGATGGCAGTGCCACCATCCGTCAGGCTGGGACGGACCTGCACGGACACTTCTTCGCCCAGTCATCCTTTGCCACGCATGTTCTCGCTGACGAGCGTGGCCTCACCCGGGTGGATCCGGACGCCGATCTGTCGCTGCTGGCTCCGCTGGGCTGCGGAATTCAAACAGGTGCAGGTGCGGTCCTCAATGTGCTGCGCCCGCAACCAGGCAGCACACTGGCGATCTTCGGGGCGGGCGCCGTGGGACTCGCGGCGGTGATGGCTGCCGCTCTCTCCCCGGCAACGCGCATCATCGTCGTCGACCTGGCCGAATCCAGGCTCGAGCTGGCCACCCAGTTGGGGGCAACCGACGTGATCAACCCCTCCAATGTCGACCCGGCAGAGGCGCTGCGCGAACTCACGGCCGGATTCGGTGTGACGCACGCGCTCGAGTGCACCGGCAATCCCGGGGTTCTACGCACGGCGATCGAGGCGCTCGCCCCGCTCGGAGAGGTCGGTGTGATGGGTGCCCCGTCGCCGGGCACGACAGTTCCCGTCGACGTCAACTTCCTGCTCAACGGGCGGCGGATCACCGGCATCACGGAAGGCGACTCGAACCCGCCGCTGTTCCTGCCCGTACTGGTTGACCTGGTCCGCCAGGGACGCATGCCCTTGGACAGGCTCGTCACCCACTACGACTTCGCTGACATCAACACCGCCGCCCAGGACGCACGGGCGGCCGCCGTCGTCAAGCCGGTCCTGCGGATGCCAGGGCAGCCGTAG
- the map gene encoding type I methionyl aminopeptidase: protein MSVRTALVPGTVSPTLAVPKDIERPEYAWKATVQEGSEPWVQTPETIEAMRIASKIAARALQEAGKAVAPGVTTDELDRIAHEYMCDHGAYPSTLGYRGFPKSCCTSLNEVICHGIPDSTVIQDGDIVNIDVTAYIGGVHGDTNATFLAGDVSEENRLLVERTREATMRAIKAVKPGRELNVIGRVIEAYANRFGYGVVRDFTGHGIGETFHNGLVILHYDQPNVDTIIEPGMVFTIEPMINLGTVDYDIWEDGWTVVTKDRKWTAQFEHTIVVTDEGNEILTLP from the coding sequence ATGTCTGTTCGCACCGCGCTCGTTCCTGGAACCGTCTCGCCCACCCTTGCCGTCCCGAAGGACATCGAACGTCCGGAATATGCGTGGAAGGCGACGGTTCAGGAGGGCAGCGAGCCGTGGGTGCAGACCCCCGAGACCATCGAGGCCATGCGGATTGCGAGCAAGATCGCAGCGCGGGCCCTGCAGGAGGCCGGCAAGGCCGTCGCGCCCGGAGTGACCACGGACGAGCTGGACCGCATTGCGCACGAGTACATGTGCGATCACGGCGCCTACCCGTCGACCCTCGGGTACCGCGGTTTCCCGAAGTCGTGCTGCACGTCACTCAATGAGGTGATCTGCCACGGTATTCCCGACTCGACGGTGATTCAGGACGGCGACATAGTCAACATCGACGTCACCGCCTATATCGGTGGTGTTCACGGAGACACCAACGCCACATTTCTTGCCGGTGATGTCTCGGAGGAGAACCGCCTGCTGGTCGAGCGGACTCGCGAGGCGACTATGCGCGCGATCAAGGCCGTCAAGCCAGGTCGCGAACTCAACGTCATAGGCCGCGTGATCGAGGCGTATGCCAACCGTTTCGGCTACGGCGTGGTGCGCGATTTCACCGGGCACGGCATCGGCGAGACCTTCCACAACGGCCTGGTGATCCTCCACTACGACCAGCCGAACGTCGACACGATCATCGAGCCCGGCATGGTGTTCACGATCGAGCCGATGATCAACCTCGGCACCGTCGACTACGACATCTGGGAGGACGGCTGGACGGTCGTCACCAAGGACCGCAAGTGGACCGCCCAGTTCGAGCACACCATCGTGGTCACCGACGAGGGCAACGAGATCCTCACGCTGCCGTGA